One Micrococcales bacterium DNA segment encodes these proteins:
- a CDS encoding ribbon-helix-helix domain-containing protein, whose translation MATTLRFDPALADQLRAESERTGRSQASLITEAVRRMLSGTLPDDGLPELPQATPFQDFPEHLLIDGGPPTAELLDELRADRL comes from the coding sequence GACGACACTGCGATTCGATCCGGCCCTGGCGGACCAGCTCCGCGCCGAGTCTGAGCGAACCGGTCGCAGTCAGGCCTCTCTGATCACCGAGGCCGTGCGGCGAATGCTTTCTGGGACGCTGCCCGATGACGGGCTGCCGGAATTGCCTCAGGCCACGCCATTTCAAGACTTCCCGGAGCATCTTCTGATTGACGGTGGCCCACCCACAGCTGAGCTTCTGGACGAGTTGCGGGCCGACCGGCTCTGA